The following proteins come from a genomic window of Rattus norvegicus strain BN/NHsdMcwi chromosome 8, GRCr8, whole genome shotgun sequence:
- the Cnot10 gene encoding CCR4-NOT transcription complex subunit 10 isoform X16: protein MKSFSLKSVKVCASKSPVRLHQPCSLGHGRRKAKLLEDRSHPLSIGNGDYFWTSKDTLWDYMQTLSDQGAEKHEGAGQSSGVTDQEKELSTSAFQAFTSGNYDACLQHLACLQDINKDDYKIILNTAVAEFFKNNQTTTDNLRQTLNQLKNQVHSAVEEMDGLDDVENSMLYYNQAVILYHLRQHTEAIAVGEKLYQFIEPFEEKFAQAVCFLLVDLYILTHQAEKALHLLAVLEKMISQGSGNKNGKSETGNNSSKDGSNPKAESAALIEAAKSKIHQYKVRGYIQMKSLKACKREIKSVMNTAGNSAPSLFLKSNFEYLRGNYRKAVKLLNSSNIAEHPGFMKTGECLRCMFWNNLGCIHFAMSKHNLGIFYFKKALQENDNVCAQLSAGNTDPGKKFSGRPMCTLLANKRYELLYNCGIQLLHVGRPLAAFECLVEAVQVYHANPRLWLRLAECCIAANKGTSEQETKGLPTKKGIVQSIVGQGYHRKIVLASQSIQNTVYNDGQSSAIPVASVEFAAICLRNALLLLPEEQQDPKQENGSKSSSQLGGNAESSESSETCSKSHDGDKLIPAPPSSPLRKQELENLKTQ, encoded by the exons ATGAAGTCTTTCAGTTTAAAGAGCGTCAAGGTTTGTGCATCCAAGAGCCCCGTTCGCCTTCATCAGCCGTGCTCACTAGGCCATGGCAGAAGGAAAGCGAAGCTTCTGGAGGATCGGTCGCACCCGCTCTCCATTGGCAATGGAGACTACTTTTGGACAAGCAAAGACACACTGTGGGATTACATGCAGACACTGTCTG ATCAGGGAGCAGAGAAACACGAAGGGGCAGGCCAGTCATCTGGGGTCACTGACCAGGAGAAGGAGCTGTCCACCAGTGCTTTCCAGGCCTTCACA tcTGGAAATTATGATGCCTGTCTGCAACACCTTGCCTGTCTGCAAGATATAAACAAAGATGATTACAAAATTATTCTGAATACAGCAGTagctgaattttttaaaaataatcaaacaacAACAGATAATTTGAGACAAACACTTAACCAGCTGAAGAATCAG GTCCACTCAGCTGTGGAAGAGATGGATGGGTTAGACGACGTTGAGAACAGCATGCTGTATTATAACCAAGCAGTCATTCTCTATCATCTGCGGCAGCACACGGAGGCCATAGCTGTTGGTGAAAAACTTTATCAGTTCATAGAACCTTTCG AAGAAAAATTTGCCCAAGCAGTGTGCTTTCTGCTCGTAGACTTGTATATATTAACCCACCAAGCTGAGAAAGCGCTGCATCTTCTTGCCGTCCTAGAAAAGATGATTTCACAGGGTAGCGGGAACAAAAACGGGAAGAGCGAG ACTGGCAATAACAGCAGCAAAGACGGATCCAATCCTAAGGCTGAGAGTGCAGCGCTGATAGAGGCTGCCAAGTCCAAGATACACCAG TACAAAGTCAGAGGGTACATCCAGATGAAGTCGCTGAAGGCATGCAAAAGGGAGATCAAGTCTGTCATGAACACAGCTGGAAAT TCCGCACCTTCCCTGTTTCTTAAAAGCAACTTTGAGTACTTAAGGGGCAATTATCGAAAAGCAGTGAAGCTGTTAAATAGTTCAAACATTGCCGAGCATCCAGGCTTCATGAAAACAG GTGAGTGCTTGAGATGCATGTTCTGGAATAATCTTGGTTGTATCCATTTTGCCATGAGCAAGCACAATTTGGGGATTTTCTACTTCAAGAAGGCTCTGCAGGAAAATGACAATGTCTGCGCCCAGCTCAGTGCGGGTAACACCGATCCAG GCAAAAAGTTTTCTGGAAGACCCATGTGTACATTGCTGGCCAACAAAAGGTACGAGCTGCTGTACAACTGTGGGATCCAGCTGCTGCACGTCGGGAGGCCTCTTGCTGCCTTTGAGTGTCTGGTTGAAGCTGTTCAGGTGTACCACGCGAATCCTCGTCTTTGGCTCCGGCTGGCTGAGTGCTGCATTGCTGCCAATAAAGGG ACTTCTGAGCAAGAAACCAAAGGTCTTCCCACAAAAAAGGGAATTGTACAGTCTATTGTTGGTCAAGGGTATCACCGTAAAATAGTTCTGGCGTCACAGTCTATTCAGAACACTGTCTACAA CGATGGGCAGTCTTCAGCCATTCCTGTAGCCAGTGTGGAGTTTGCAGCCATCTGTCTCAGAAATGCCTTGTTGCTGTTACCTGAAGAGCAGCAAGATCCAAAGCAGGAAAACGGCTCCAAGAGCAGCAGCCAACTTGGAGGAAATGCGGAAAGCAGCGAGAGCAGTGAGACGTGCAG TAAAAGCCATGATGGAGATAAGCTCATTCCTGCTCCACCGTCTTCTCCCCTGAGGAAACAGGAGTTAGAAAACCTCAA GACTCAATAG
- the Cnot10 gene encoding CCR4-NOT transcription complex subunit 10 isoform X15 — MKSFSLKSVKVCASKSPVRLHQPCSLGHGRRKAKLLEDRSHPLSIGNGDYFWTSKDTLWDYMQTLSDQGAEKHEGAGQSSGVTDQEKELSTSAFQAFTSGNYDACLQHLACLQDINKDDYKIILNTAVAEFFKNNQTTTDNLRQTLNQLKNQVHSAVEEMDGLDDVENSMLYYNQAVILYHLRQHTEAIAVGEKLYQFIEPFEEKFAQAVCFLLVDLYILTHQAEKALHLLAVLEKMISQGSGNKNGKSETGNNSSKDGSNPKAESAALIEAAKSKIHQYKVRGYIQMKSLKACKREIKSVMNTAGNSAPSLFLKSNFEYLRGNYRKAVKLLNSSNIAEHPGFMKTGECLRCMFWNNLGCIHFAMSKHNLGIFYFKKALQENDNVCAQLSAGNTDPGKKFSGRPMCTLLANKRYELLYNCGIQLLHVGRPLAAFECLVEAVQVYHANPRLWLRLAECCIAANKGTSEQETKGLPTKKGIVQSIVGQGYHRKIVLASQSIQNTVYNDGQSSAIPVASVEFAAICLRNALLLLPEEQQDPKQENGSKSSSQLGGNAESSESSETCSSKSHDGDKLIPAPPSSPLRKQELENLKTQ, encoded by the exons ATGAAGTCTTTCAGTTTAAAGAGCGTCAAGGTTTGTGCATCCAAGAGCCCCGTTCGCCTTCATCAGCCGTGCTCACTAGGCCATGGCAGAAGGAAAGCGAAGCTTCTGGAGGATCGGTCGCACCCGCTCTCCATTGGCAATGGAGACTACTTTTGGACAAGCAAAGACACACTGTGGGATTACATGCAGACACTGTCTG ATCAGGGAGCAGAGAAACACGAAGGGGCAGGCCAGTCATCTGGGGTCACTGACCAGGAGAAGGAGCTGTCCACCAGTGCTTTCCAGGCCTTCACA tcTGGAAATTATGATGCCTGTCTGCAACACCTTGCCTGTCTGCAAGATATAAACAAAGATGATTACAAAATTATTCTGAATACAGCAGTagctgaattttttaaaaataatcaaacaacAACAGATAATTTGAGACAAACACTTAACCAGCTGAAGAATCAG GTCCACTCAGCTGTGGAAGAGATGGATGGGTTAGACGACGTTGAGAACAGCATGCTGTATTATAACCAAGCAGTCATTCTCTATCATCTGCGGCAGCACACGGAGGCCATAGCTGTTGGTGAAAAACTTTATCAGTTCATAGAACCTTTCG AAGAAAAATTTGCCCAAGCAGTGTGCTTTCTGCTCGTAGACTTGTATATATTAACCCACCAAGCTGAGAAAGCGCTGCATCTTCTTGCCGTCCTAGAAAAGATGATTTCACAGGGTAGCGGGAACAAAAACGGGAAGAGCGAG ACTGGCAATAACAGCAGCAAAGACGGATCCAATCCTAAGGCTGAGAGTGCAGCGCTGATAGAGGCTGCCAAGTCCAAGATACACCAG TACAAAGTCAGAGGGTACATCCAGATGAAGTCGCTGAAGGCATGCAAAAGGGAGATCAAGTCTGTCATGAACACAGCTGGAAAT TCCGCACCTTCCCTGTTTCTTAAAAGCAACTTTGAGTACTTAAGGGGCAATTATCGAAAAGCAGTGAAGCTGTTAAATAGTTCAAACATTGCCGAGCATCCAGGCTTCATGAAAACAG GTGAGTGCTTGAGATGCATGTTCTGGAATAATCTTGGTTGTATCCATTTTGCCATGAGCAAGCACAATTTGGGGATTTTCTACTTCAAGAAGGCTCTGCAGGAAAATGACAATGTCTGCGCCCAGCTCAGTGCGGGTAACACCGATCCAG GCAAAAAGTTTTCTGGAAGACCCATGTGTACATTGCTGGCCAACAAAAGGTACGAGCTGCTGTACAACTGTGGGATCCAGCTGCTGCACGTCGGGAGGCCTCTTGCTGCCTTTGAGTGTCTGGTTGAAGCTGTTCAGGTGTACCACGCGAATCCTCGTCTTTGGCTCCGGCTGGCTGAGTGCTGCATTGCTGCCAATAAAGGG ACTTCTGAGCAAGAAACCAAAGGTCTTCCCACAAAAAAGGGAATTGTACAGTCTATTGTTGGTCAAGGGTATCACCGTAAAATAGTTCTGGCGTCACAGTCTATTCAGAACACTGTCTACAA CGATGGGCAGTCTTCAGCCATTCCTGTAGCCAGTGTGGAGTTTGCAGCCATCTGTCTCAGAAATGCCTTGTTGCTGTTACCTGAAGAGCAGCAAGATCCAAAGCAGGAAAACGGCTCCAAGAGCAGCAGCCAACTTGGAGGAAATGCGGAAAGCAGCGAGAGCAGTGAGACGTGCAG CAGTAAAAGCCATGATGGAGATAAGCTCATTCCTGCTCCACCGTCTTCTCCCCTGAGGAAACAGGAGTTAGAAAACCTCAA GACTCAATAG
- the Cnot10 gene encoding CCR4-NOT transcription complex subunit 10 isoform X14: MKSFSLKSVKVCASKSPVRLHQPCSLGHGRRKAKLLEDRSHPLSIGNGDYFWTSKDTLWDYMQTLSDQGAEKHEGAGQSSGVTDQEKELSTSAFQAFTSGNYDACLQHLACLQDINKDDYKIILNTAVAEFFKNNQTTTDNLRQTLNQLKNQVHSAVEEMDGLDDVENSMLYYNQAVILYHLRQHTEAIAVGEKLYQFIEPFEEKFAQAVCFLLVDLYILTHQAEKALHLLAVLEKMISQGSGNKNGKSETGNNSSKDGSNPKAESAALIEAAKSKIHQYKVRGYIQMKSLKACKREIKSVMNTAGNSAPSLFLKSNFEYLRGNYRKAVKLLNSSNIAEHPGFMKTGECLRCMFWNNLGCIHFAMSKHNLGIFYFKKALQENDNVCAQLSAGNTDPGKKFSGRPMCTLLANKRYELLYNCGIQLLHVGRPLAAFECLVEAVQVYHANPRLWLRLAECCIAANKGTSEQETKGLPTKKGIVQSIVGQGYHRKIVLASQSIQNTVYNDGQSSAIPVASVEFAAICLRNALLLLPEEQQDPKQENGSKSSSQLGGNAESSESSETCSPESLSLFSSKSHDGDKLIPAPPSSPLRKQELENLKTQ, encoded by the exons ATGAAGTCTTTCAGTTTAAAGAGCGTCAAGGTTTGTGCATCCAAGAGCCCCGTTCGCCTTCATCAGCCGTGCTCACTAGGCCATGGCAGAAGGAAAGCGAAGCTTCTGGAGGATCGGTCGCACCCGCTCTCCATTGGCAATGGAGACTACTTTTGGACAAGCAAAGACACACTGTGGGATTACATGCAGACACTGTCTG ATCAGGGAGCAGAGAAACACGAAGGGGCAGGCCAGTCATCTGGGGTCACTGACCAGGAGAAGGAGCTGTCCACCAGTGCTTTCCAGGCCTTCACA tcTGGAAATTATGATGCCTGTCTGCAACACCTTGCCTGTCTGCAAGATATAAACAAAGATGATTACAAAATTATTCTGAATACAGCAGTagctgaattttttaaaaataatcaaacaacAACAGATAATTTGAGACAAACACTTAACCAGCTGAAGAATCAG GTCCACTCAGCTGTGGAAGAGATGGATGGGTTAGACGACGTTGAGAACAGCATGCTGTATTATAACCAAGCAGTCATTCTCTATCATCTGCGGCAGCACACGGAGGCCATAGCTGTTGGTGAAAAACTTTATCAGTTCATAGAACCTTTCG AAGAAAAATTTGCCCAAGCAGTGTGCTTTCTGCTCGTAGACTTGTATATATTAACCCACCAAGCTGAGAAAGCGCTGCATCTTCTTGCCGTCCTAGAAAAGATGATTTCACAGGGTAGCGGGAACAAAAACGGGAAGAGCGAG ACTGGCAATAACAGCAGCAAAGACGGATCCAATCCTAAGGCTGAGAGTGCAGCGCTGATAGAGGCTGCCAAGTCCAAGATACACCAG TACAAAGTCAGAGGGTACATCCAGATGAAGTCGCTGAAGGCATGCAAAAGGGAGATCAAGTCTGTCATGAACACAGCTGGAAAT TCCGCACCTTCCCTGTTTCTTAAAAGCAACTTTGAGTACTTAAGGGGCAATTATCGAAAAGCAGTGAAGCTGTTAAATAGTTCAAACATTGCCGAGCATCCAGGCTTCATGAAAACAG GTGAGTGCTTGAGATGCATGTTCTGGAATAATCTTGGTTGTATCCATTTTGCCATGAGCAAGCACAATTTGGGGATTTTCTACTTCAAGAAGGCTCTGCAGGAAAATGACAATGTCTGCGCCCAGCTCAGTGCGGGTAACACCGATCCAG GCAAAAAGTTTTCTGGAAGACCCATGTGTACATTGCTGGCCAACAAAAGGTACGAGCTGCTGTACAACTGTGGGATCCAGCTGCTGCACGTCGGGAGGCCTCTTGCTGCCTTTGAGTGTCTGGTTGAAGCTGTTCAGGTGTACCACGCGAATCCTCGTCTTTGGCTCCGGCTGGCTGAGTGCTGCATTGCTGCCAATAAAGGG ACTTCTGAGCAAGAAACCAAAGGTCTTCCCACAAAAAAGGGAATTGTACAGTCTATTGTTGGTCAAGGGTATCACCGTAAAATAGTTCTGGCGTCACAGTCTATTCAGAACACTGTCTACAA CGATGGGCAGTCTTCAGCCATTCCTGTAGCCAGTGTGGAGTTTGCAGCCATCTGTCTCAGAAATGCCTTGTTGCTGTTACCTGAAGAGCAGCAAGATCCAAAGCAGGAAAACGGCTCCAAGAGCAGCAGCCAACTTGGAGGAAATGCGGAAAGCAGCGAGAGCAGTGAGACGTGCAG CCCTGAGAGTCTTTCTCTATTCAGCAGTAAAAGCCATGATGGAGATAAGCTCATTCCTGCTCCACCGTCTTCTCCCCTGAGGAAACAGGAGTTAGAAAACCTCAA GACTCAATAG
- the Cnot10 gene encoding CCR4-NOT transcription complex subunit 10 isoform X5: MKSFSLKSVKVCASKSPVRLHQPCSLGHGRRKAKLLEDRSHPLSIGNGDYFWTSKDTLWDYMQTLSDQGAEKHEGAGQSSGVTDQEKELSTSAFQAFTSGNYDACLQHLACLQDINKDDYKIILNTAVAEFFKNNQTTTDNLRQTLNQLKNQVHSAVEEMDGLDDVENSMLYYNQAVILYHLRQHTEAIAVGEKLYQFIEPFEEKFAQAVCFLLVDLYILTHQAEKALHLLAVLEKMISQGSGNKNGKSETGNNSSKDGSNPKAESAALIEAAKSKIHQYKVRGYIQMKSLKACKREIKSVMNTAGNSAPSLFLKSNFEYLRGNYRKAVKLLNSSNIAEHPGFMKTGECLRCMFWNNLGCIHFAMSKHNLGIFYFKKALQENDNVCAQLSAGNTDPGKKFSGRPMCTLLANKRYELLYNCGIQLLHVGRPLAAFECLVEAVQVYHANPRLWLRLAECCIAANKGTSEQETKGLPTKKGIVQSIVGQGYHRKIVLASQSIQNTVYNDGQSSAIPVASVEFAAICLRNALLLLPEEQQDPKQENGSKSSSQLGGNAESSESSETCSSKSHDGDKLIPAPPSSPLRKQELENLKCSILACSAYVALALGDNLMALNHADQLLQQPKLSGSLKFLGHLYAAEALISLDRISDAITHLNPENVTDVSLGISSNEQDQAGKRAPQCYPSSVNSARTVMLFNLGSAYCLRSEYDKARKCLHQAASMIHPKEVPPEAILLAVYLELQNGNTQLALQMIKRNQLLPAVKAHSDVRKKTVFQPVHPIQPIQMPAFTTVQRK, from the exons ATGAAGTCTTTCAGTTTAAAGAGCGTCAAGGTTTGTGCATCCAAGAGCCCCGTTCGCCTTCATCAGCCGTGCTCACTAGGCCATGGCAGAAGGAAAGCGAAGCTTCTGGAGGATCGGTCGCACCCGCTCTCCATTGGCAATGGAGACTACTTTTGGACAAGCAAAGACACACTGTGGGATTACATGCAGACACTGTCTG ATCAGGGAGCAGAGAAACACGAAGGGGCAGGCCAGTCATCTGGGGTCACTGACCAGGAGAAGGAGCTGTCCACCAGTGCTTTCCAGGCCTTCACA tcTGGAAATTATGATGCCTGTCTGCAACACCTTGCCTGTCTGCAAGATATAAACAAAGATGATTACAAAATTATTCTGAATACAGCAGTagctgaattttttaaaaataatcaaacaacAACAGATAATTTGAGACAAACACTTAACCAGCTGAAGAATCAG GTCCACTCAGCTGTGGAAGAGATGGATGGGTTAGACGACGTTGAGAACAGCATGCTGTATTATAACCAAGCAGTCATTCTCTATCATCTGCGGCAGCACACGGAGGCCATAGCTGTTGGTGAAAAACTTTATCAGTTCATAGAACCTTTCG AAGAAAAATTTGCCCAAGCAGTGTGCTTTCTGCTCGTAGACTTGTATATATTAACCCACCAAGCTGAGAAAGCGCTGCATCTTCTTGCCGTCCTAGAAAAGATGATTTCACAGGGTAGCGGGAACAAAAACGGGAAGAGCGAG ACTGGCAATAACAGCAGCAAAGACGGATCCAATCCTAAGGCTGAGAGTGCAGCGCTGATAGAGGCTGCCAAGTCCAAGATACACCAG TACAAAGTCAGAGGGTACATCCAGATGAAGTCGCTGAAGGCATGCAAAAGGGAGATCAAGTCTGTCATGAACACAGCTGGAAAT TCCGCACCTTCCCTGTTTCTTAAAAGCAACTTTGAGTACTTAAGGGGCAATTATCGAAAAGCAGTGAAGCTGTTAAATAGTTCAAACATTGCCGAGCATCCAGGCTTCATGAAAACAG GTGAGTGCTTGAGATGCATGTTCTGGAATAATCTTGGTTGTATCCATTTTGCCATGAGCAAGCACAATTTGGGGATTTTCTACTTCAAGAAGGCTCTGCAGGAAAATGACAATGTCTGCGCCCAGCTCAGTGCGGGTAACACCGATCCAG GCAAAAAGTTTTCTGGAAGACCCATGTGTACATTGCTGGCCAACAAAAGGTACGAGCTGCTGTACAACTGTGGGATCCAGCTGCTGCACGTCGGGAGGCCTCTTGCTGCCTTTGAGTGTCTGGTTGAAGCTGTTCAGGTGTACCACGCGAATCCTCGTCTTTGGCTCCGGCTGGCTGAGTGCTGCATTGCTGCCAATAAAGGG ACTTCTGAGCAAGAAACCAAAGGTCTTCCCACAAAAAAGGGAATTGTACAGTCTATTGTTGGTCAAGGGTATCACCGTAAAATAGTTCTGGCGTCACAGTCTATTCAGAACACTGTCTACAA CGATGGGCAGTCTTCAGCCATTCCTGTAGCCAGTGTGGAGTTTGCAGCCATCTGTCTCAGAAATGCCTTGTTGCTGTTACCTGAAGAGCAGCAAGATCCAAAGCAGGAAAACGGCTCCAAGAGCAGCAGCCAACTTGGAGGAAATGCGGAAAGCAGCGAGAGCAGTGAGACGTGCAG CAGTAAAAGCCATGATGGAGATAAGCTCATTCCTGCTCCACCGTCTTCTCCCCTGAGGAAACAGGAGTTAGAAAACCTCAA GTGCTCCATCCTTGCTTGCAGTGCTTATGTGGCCCTGGCCTTAGGTGACAACCTCATGGCGTTGAACCATGCAGATCAGCTCCTGCAGCAGCCCAAGCTGTCTGGCTCTCTTAA GTTTTTGGGCCATTTATATGCCGCAGAAGCCCTCATCTCCCTCGACAGAATATCTGATGCCATTACGCACTTGAACCCAGAGAATGTCACTGATGTCTCTTTAGGAATCTCTTCAAATGAACAGGACCAAG CTGGCAAACGCGCCCCTCAGTGCTACCCCAGTTCTGTCAACTCTGCCCGGACTGTGATGCTCTTCAACCTGGGCAGTGCGTACTGCCTGAGGAGCGAGTATGACAAGGCCCGCAAGTGTCTGCATCAG